In Vibrio stylophorae, the genomic stretch ACACAAGCCGCAAATGGAACTCTTTAACCAGCAAGGCCAAGCCGTGCCCTTTCGCGCCAATGTGGTGATGACGCTCAACGATGTCACCTTGCAGATTAAAGCCATGCTTGCAGGTGTCGGCATTGCCGCCATTCCAGTACACCATATTCCTGAATCAGCTGATTTAGTGACCTTGATGCCCGAATATCACCTATCGCCATCGCGCGCATTTCTTCTATACAAAGCGCGCCAACATCAGCCCAAAGCACTCACTACGTTGATTGAGCGCATCATGGCTGAGCCCATTTATGTGCCGCCGGCCAATTAAGCGCAAATCGTTAAACCAAGCGCACGGCTTGCAACCAAGACTGGGCTAAAAACTAGAATAGACGCAAAGAAAAAAGGCAAAAAACGAATTCGCTTTTTGCCTTTTTCTTTATATTGCACCGCTACTCTTCTTCACCATGCCTTGTTGCTTGCTGATAAAGCAGCGACAAGGCGTCATCCGCATTCACATTGAGCTCATCGACCAAGGTTCGCACCATATCATCCACTTCATCAATATCTGCATGCATATGCTCAGCAATCATGCGGGTCATTTCAGAGGACGTCATACACCATCTCCATTTTACTGCCTTCATACATTCAGTGTAGGAGATGGGCTGCGCGCTTAAAAATTGTCGGTGAACTCTTTTTGAAAATAGAGCACTTTTTGCAGATAACGGCGCGCTTCATCTTTTGGATGTTTGGTGGTGAGCGCGTTATACACCCCACGTGGCGACGTTGCATTGAGCTTTGACATAGCACGTTTGCGATCCTTATCAAAGGTCGCAAGTACCCCGCCGGTTCCCCCGTTATAGGCGGAAATCATACTAAAGTGACGTGATGTTGGATGCTTCACATCGCGCAGATAACGCGTTTTTAAAATATAGAGATAAGCCGCACCAGTATCGATGTTATTAGCAGGATCAAACAGATACTCTTTGGTTGGAATACCCGGCTTATTTTTCACCAATTTAAATACATCAGCACCGGCTGTTTTTGGAATCACCTGCATCAAACCATAGGCACCCGCATGACTCACGGCATAGGGGTTAAAACTACTTTCTGTTTTGATCACCGCGTAAATTAAGTCTTCTGAAAGGCCATATCGCTTGGCTGCGGCTTGCACTAAACTGGCATATTTGTATTCACGCTGCTCAAGGTGATCGGACACCATATCGATCTTGACGTAATAGGCGGTATTCCCGTTTTTCAGCTTTTTCTCTTGCAGCTTATTGGCAATCAAATAATCAGCATATCGACCCGCACGCCACTCCCAGCGAATCGGCTGCCCTTCATGGTCCACCACTTGCC encodes the following:
- the mltC gene encoding membrane-bound lytic murein transglycosylase MltC, with product MKFSAVALLCLLVVTGCCAPSSPPPQQGSTPSTTSGKTIEFLFSLLEAHAKKEWGDKDYVEAGKHRYVKYIDGYRTRAHIDFDQGEIYVSTVSRWSAKDKLRKAIVHTLLMPADPKDAELFSDKEAVISGQPFLLGQVVDHEGQPIRWEWRAGRYADYLIANKLQEKKLKNGNTAYYVKIDMVSDHLEQREYKYASLVQAAAKRYGLSEDLIYAVIKTESSFNPYAVSHAGAYGLMQVIPKTAGADVFKLVKNKPGIPTKEYLFDPANNIDTGAAYLYILKTRYLRDVKHPTSRHFSMISAYNGGTGGVLATFDKDRKRAMSKLNATSPRGVYNALTTKHPKDEARRYLQKVLYFQKEFTDNF